From one Microbacterium aurum genomic stretch:
- the rpoC gene encoding DNA-directed RNA polymerase subunit beta', with protein MLESTTFDQLRIGLATADDIRRWSYGEVKKPETINYRTLKPEKDGLFGEQIFGPSRDWECACGKYKRVRFKGIVCERCGVEVTKSSVRRERMGHIELAAPVTHIWYFKGVPSRLGYLLDMAPKDLEKVIYFAAYMVISVDEEARHRDLPTHEANLRLEIKNLADRRDARVATRLAKLEEELAALEAEGAKADQRKKVKDAAEKEMAAIRKNADDQVAKLERMWDEFRNLAVGQLKQEDDVFQELQDRFGQYFEAYMGAESIQRRLQTFDLAAEAESLHLQIAEGKGQRKIRAIKRLKVVNSFLQTGMSPASMVLDVVPVIPPELRPMVQLDGGRFATSDLNDLYRRVINRNNRLRRLIDLGAPEIIVNNEKRMLQEAVDALFDNGRRGRPVTGTGNRALKSLSDMLKGKQGRFRQNLLGKRVDYSGRSVIIVGPQLKLHQCGLPKAMALELFKPFVIKRLIDLGHSQNIKAAKRSVERARPEVWDVLEEIIRERPVLLNRAPTLHRLGIQAFEPQLVEGKAIQLHPLVCAAFNADFDGDQMAVHLPLSVEAQAEARILMLASNNILKPSDGRPVTLPSQDMIIGLHHLTTVKEGAAGEGRVFGSVGEAILAKDEGTLDLQAKVRIRIPGLTFLEGEAPEGYERHGLVDASLGQAIFNDTLPKGYPFVREQADKGKLSQIVNKLAEEYPKVEVAASLDRIKDAGFYWATRSGVTVALSDVLTPPNKAEIIAKYEKRAQKVQSQFENGLVTDAERRQEQIKIWTEATDEVQAAMKANFPADNTINRMVSSGARGNWLQIRNIAGIRGLVNNTKGEIMPRPIISSYREGLSVAEYFTATHGARKGLADTALRTADSGYLTRRLVDVSQDVIIREDDCGTTKGLEFTIAAPGADGALVRDANVENSVFARTLAADVVSPSGEVVAEAGDDVGDVLIDKLVDAGVETIKVRSVLTCDSAVGVCAKCYGRSLATGKLVDIGEAVGIIAAQSIGEPGTQLTMRTFHTGGSASADDITQGLPRVQELFEARTPKGASPIAEADGRITIDETDKAKKVILTPDNGDEPHVYPVLKRATLLVEDGQHVTVGQPILVGTLDPKEVMRVQGAREVQKYLVGGVQGVYRSQGVPIHDKHIEVIVRQMLRKVTVVDHGETSLLPGELVDFKRYQQINREVVAEGKRPASGRPELMGITKASLATESWLSAASFQETTRVLTQAAMEGKSDPLVGLKENVIIGKLIPAGTGLAKYRNVVVEATEEAKSERYPNRIFASDGAYSDADLSYVDFDSFSTDDFTPGTYN; from the coding sequence GTGCTCGAGTCCACCACTTTCGATCAGCTTCGCATCGGTCTCGCCACCGCTGACGACATCCGTCGTTGGTCCTACGGCGAGGTCAAGAAGCCCGAGACCATCAACTACCGCACCCTCAAGCCCGAGAAGGACGGTCTGTTCGGCGAGCAGATCTTCGGCCCTTCCCGCGACTGGGAGTGCGCCTGCGGCAAGTACAAGCGCGTCCGCTTCAAGGGCATCGTCTGCGAGCGCTGCGGCGTCGAGGTCACGAAGTCCTCGGTCCGTCGTGAGCGCATGGGCCACATCGAGCTCGCCGCCCCCGTCACCCACATCTGGTACTTCAAGGGCGTGCCCTCGCGCCTCGGGTACCTCCTCGACATGGCGCCGAAGGACCTCGAGAAGGTCATCTACTTCGCCGCGTACATGGTGATCTCGGTCGACGAGGAGGCGCGTCACCGCGACCTGCCGACCCACGAGGCGAACCTCCGCCTGGAGATCAAGAACCTCGCCGACCGTCGTGACGCCCGCGTCGCGACGCGCCTGGCCAAGCTGGAGGAGGAGCTCGCCGCCCTGGAGGCGGAGGGTGCCAAGGCCGACCAGCGCAAGAAGGTCAAGGATGCCGCCGAGAAGGAGATGGCGGCGATCCGCAAGAACGCGGACGACCAGGTCGCCAAGCTCGAGCGCATGTGGGACGAGTTCCGCAACCTCGCCGTCGGCCAGCTCAAGCAGGAGGACGACGTCTTCCAGGAGCTGCAGGACCGGTTCGGTCAGTACTTCGAGGCCTACATGGGCGCCGAGTCCATCCAGCGCCGCCTGCAGACGTTCGACCTGGCCGCCGAGGCCGAGTCGCTGCACCTGCAGATCGCCGAGGGCAAGGGCCAGCGCAAGATCCGCGCGATCAAGCGCCTGAAGGTCGTCAACTCCTTCCTGCAGACGGGCATGTCCCCGGCATCCATGGTCCTCGACGTCGTCCCGGTGATCCCGCCGGAGCTGCGCCCGATGGTCCAGCTCGACGGTGGCCGCTTCGCCACCAGCGACCTGAACGACCTGTACCGTCGCGTGATCAACCGCAACAACCGCCTCCGTCGCCTGATCGACCTCGGTGCCCCCGAGATCATCGTGAACAACGAGAAGCGGATGCTGCAGGAGGCCGTCGACGCCCTGTTCGACAACGGCCGCCGCGGTCGTCCCGTCACCGGCACCGGCAACCGTGCGCTGAAGTCGCTGTCCGACATGCTCAAGGGCAAGCAGGGCCGGTTCCGCCAGAACCTGCTCGGCAAGCGCGTGGACTACTCGGGCCGTTCGGTCATCATCGTCGGCCCGCAGCTGAAGCTCCACCAGTGCGGTCTGCCAAAGGCGATGGCGCTCGAGCTGTTCAAGCCGTTCGTCATCAAGCGCCTCATCGACCTCGGTCACTCGCAGAACATCAAGGCCGCCAAGCGCTCGGTCGAGCGCGCGCGTCCCGAGGTGTGGGACGTGCTCGAGGAGATCATCCGCGAGCGCCCCGTGCTGCTCAACCGCGCTCCCACGCTGCACCGCCTGGGCATCCAGGCCTTCGAGCCGCAACTCGTGGAGGGCAAGGCCATCCAGCTGCACCCGCTCGTCTGCGCGGCGTTCAACGCCGACTTCGACGGTGACCAGATGGCCGTGCACCTGCCGCTGTCCGTCGAGGCGCAGGCCGAGGCGCGCATCCTCATGCTCGCGTCGAACAACATCCTGAAGCCCTCCGACGGCCGCCCGGTCACCCTGCCCTCGCAGGACATGATCATCGGTCTGCACCACCTGACCACGGTCAAGGAGGGTGCCGCGGGCGAGGGTCGCGTGTTCGGCTCGGTCGGCGAGGCGATCCTGGCGAAGGACGAGGGCACCCTCGACCTGCAGGCCAAGGTCCGCATCCGCATCCCGGGGCTCACGTTCCTCGAGGGCGAAGCGCCCGAGGGCTACGAGCGTCACGGTCTCGTGGACGCGTCGCTCGGTCAGGCGATCTTCAACGACACCCTGCCCAAGGGCTACCCGTTCGTGCGCGAGCAGGCCGACAAGGGCAAGCTCTCGCAGATCGTCAACAAGCTCGCCGAGGAGTACCCCAAGGTGGAGGTCGCGGCATCCCTTGACCGCATCAAGGACGCCGGCTTCTACTGGGCCACCCGCTCGGGTGTGACCGTCGCGCTCAGCGACGTGCTCACCCCGCCGAACAAGGCCGAGATCATCGCCAAGTACGAGAAGCGGGCGCAGAAGGTGCAGAGCCAGTTCGAGAACGGTCTCGTGACCGACGCCGAGCGTCGTCAGGAGCAGATCAAGATCTGGACCGAGGCGACCGACGAGGTGCAGGCCGCGATGAAGGCCAACTTCCCGGCTGACAACACCATCAACCGCATGGTGAGCTCGGGCGCCCGTGGTAACTGGCTGCAGATCCGTAACATCGCCGGCATCCGAGGCCTCGTCAACAACACCAAGGGCGAGATCATGCCCCGTCCGATCATCTCCTCGTACCGCGAGGGTCTGAGCGTGGCGGAGTACTTCACGGCGACCCACGGTGCCCGTAAGGGTCTGGCCGACACGGCCCTCCGTACCGCCGACTCGGGGTACCTGACGCGTCGACTCGTCGACGTGTCGCAGGACGTCATCATCCGTGAGGACGACTGCGGCACGACGAAGGGCCTCGAGTTCACGATCGCCGCTCCGGGTGCCGACGGCGCCCTGGTGCGCGACGCGAACGTCGAGAACTCGGTGTTCGCGCGCACCCTCGCCGCCGACGTCGTCTCGCCCTCGGGCGAGGTCGTCGCCGAGGCGGGCGACGACGTGGGCGACGTGCTCATCGACAAGCTGGTGGATGCGGGGGTCGAGACCATCAAGGTCCGCTCCGTCCTCACCTGCGACTCGGCGGTCGGCGTCTGCGCGAAGTGCTACGGCCGTTCCCTCGCGACCGGCAAGCTCGTCGACATCGGCGAGGCCGTCGGCATCATCGCGGCCCAGTCGATCGGTGAGCCCGGCACGCAGCTGACGATGCGCACCTTCCACACCGGTGGTTCCGCGTCGGCCGACGACATCACGCAGGGTCTGCCCCGCGTGCAGGAGCTCTTCGAGGCCCGCACCCCGAAGGGTGCGTCGCCGATCGCCGAGGCCGACGGCCGCATCACGATCGACGAGACCGACAAGGCCAAGAAGGTCATCCTGACGCCCGACAACGGCGACGAGCCGCACGTCTACCCGGTCCTCAAGCGCGCGACGCTGCTGGTCGAGGACGGGCAGCACGTCACGGTCGGCCAGCCGATCCTCGTCGGAACGCTCGACCCCAAGGAGGTCATGCGCGTGCAGGGTGCCCGCGAGGTGCAGAAGTACCTCGTCGGCGGCGTGCAGGGCGTGTACCGCTCGCAGGGTGTGCCGATCCACGACAAGCACATCGAGGTCATCGTGCGCCAGATGCTGCGGAAGGTCACCGTCGTCGACCACGGCGAGACGTCGCTGCTGCCCGGTGAGCTGGTGGACTTCAAGCGCTACCAGCAGATCAACCGCGAGGTCGTGGCCGAGGGCAAGCGCCCCGCGTCGGGCCGCCCGGAGCTGATGGGTATCACGAAGGCGTCGCTCGCGACGGAGTCGTGGCTGTCGGCCGCGTCGTTCCAGGAGACCACCCGCGTCCTCACGCAGGCGGCCATGGAGGGCAAGAGCGACCCGCTCGTCGGCCTCAAGGAGAACGTCATCATCGGAAAGCTCATCCCCGCCGGCACCGGCCTTGC